One Puntigrus tetrazona isolate hp1 chromosome 25, ASM1883169v1, whole genome shotgun sequence genomic window, TGTAcacaaaaagcttttatttggtgcatttatttgaatcacAAATGGACTTGTACCACTAAAAGAAGAGTTTTATGAAGAATCGCAAGAATAAGGCTGAGAAAAGCCTGAATGTCACTATTAGATGTTTTATGTACACAATCATTTATGTGAGGAACAAAGATTatcttttgattaaatatttctaCAAACAGCacctttttcatttatgttgctACACTAGATGCTctcaaaaataaacttaatactGAAAGTGAATTGTGAAGGTTTCTGTGACACGAACGCTGCAAATCTATATTTACTGAAGCTGTGAATGAGAAGCGTGAGTCACATGGAGATGCTGCATGATGCTCTGGAAGTCAGATGTGGAAAGTTGCTGGCTAAATAAAGCAAATGAGTGCGAAATGTTAATGAATGAGCATTTAGCAGAAATAATGTGTCATTACGAAGGACAAAATTGATATCTAGGACTTTCACTAACATGTcaaagtgttttatattttgttatgacAATAAACATCATGTAACACCTTATCAATACAGGCTTTTTTTCATCCAACAACTTTCACATAGGCCTAGCTCTATCAGAATGCACTTTGTAGACTATAGAAAAATCCAGAAGTCACTGTCTCAGTTGGCTTGAGGTGTAGCAATGGCTATGGACTAAAAGAAGACTAATCAGTCTTCACAAAATAAGACTTTCAGTACTTTTGAAGGGTTTAGCTTaagtaatttaatgtttaaacagTAGAGCAACAGTTAaccatattttaaaagtgtctCAAACTTTTTAAACCAAAATGCTAGTGTTTtatgtatctctgtgtgtgatgtgtaatcatataatataaataataataagtaaggtTATATATACTTGCTCAGTCTTAAGCAAAGCGCTTGGACTGCgaactgttgctatggttaccacCTCCCGGCCGAACGCAACTTCTCTTGTTATTAGCATCTATGACTAGCTTGTAATTAAACTTCGTGGTTATGTCAATAAAAACTTGTGTATACATAGTAAAGTATACATAAAGCACGTTTTAAGACCCCGTCAACCTTAACTAACTATCCTTAATTCGCACCCCGACTACAATGCTGCCTGCTCTACTGGTCTATTTTATTagcataaatgataaatatgaaaTCAACGGAAACGAATAAAACTCAAAGCTCAGTTTCCACCAAAGCATAAAGCACGTTACAAGGCAGTTATGAAGTCATTGTGCCATCAACGCAAAATCCTCTCAGCGACACAAATAGCACTGACCGCAGTAATGGGCCCATGATCTCTGTCTTGCAAGGGCACAACACATTACCTTAACAAGAAAGACTAAAACACTCTCAATCACTTAGACGAGACTCGACTGGCGCACGCAAACTGAAATTGAATACAgcgatacatttttttctacgTAGCATAATGTTTGGTCATTTTTTGGAAAGCAGAACAGTAATGAATTTGCATCAAGAATAACATTTTGCTGTCAGAAGGTATAAAGCACAAAGTTTAGGACTATATgaggaagaaataaaacagacgCGCAGAAAAACGAGTCTTCATCACGCGATTCCAAAgtcaaattattacaataacttTAAACAGCATGCTTTCGCTACTAAACCCAACCATTTCGATCTCTATTAACTTGCCACTTGAGTAAAACCTAACGTGGCCCGTACTGTAATACGTGAAACTACACGTTTAGCCTATACAGTGCATAATAATTACGCATTTTGCTTGCATCCATGTGTACTCACTTTGAACCGGTGCGCGTCAGTTCCACTTGGCATCAATAGTCTCGCGCCGTGGATCTACAACTCGATCCGGAACGACCCGCCCACCGCGCGCCAGTCGGCGGAGTGTTTACGTCAGAGGCACGGCTCGGGATTTAACTCGGACTCCCATTGGCCAGCGCTTGTCCCAGGTACAGGTGTCATCCCTTGTTGAAACAGCTGTCATCACCAGCAACCGGCAAAGATGCGTCGGCGCGATGGACAAGCGGGCCGCGCTAAACTTGACGTGTTATTATTAGCAACGAGAAGAGGGCCGTAGTAGagatttacaaattattatctTATTGAAGGCTTTAGCTCCACAGTCCAGCCACATCTAATATAAGACTCAATGAAGATAGACGTGTCGgtacaaaaaacatatattgattcagaataAAAGCTATTGAAACGcgcacatctatctatctatctatctatctatctatctatctatctatctatctatctatctatctatctatctatctatctatctatctgtctgtctgtctgtctgtctgtctatctatctatctatctatctatctatcgaagGTTATATACAGGGCCCCATGTCTGTTACATATATGAGTGTACATTTGGTGCccaaagtaaatatttttggtgcttttttattgtaaagtgtctTATAGCTGAAAATCACAATTTCTTGTTGTCCGAATTAGTTGAATTAGTGAGGCTgactaaaaatataactttcaACTTTTTGTCATTGTAATGAAAAACAGCAAAGGGTAATTAAGTGCAtcgtgcatatatatatatatatatatatatatatatatatatatatatatatatatatatatatatatatatatatacatacacatataatatgcaaaaaaaaaaaaccttttattttggatgtgattaatcatgattaatcgtttgacagcactaattaggTCTATTGTAATCGCCCCCTTTAGAGTCTACGGTGGTAACGACCCTGCTTCTTATAGTGAAAACATGCATGGCAATCCAGGATGTGATTTGcgtatttgttatgttttttgatTGGTACGATGAGCTAAAAGCGCACGCGGTGCTTCTCGTACGCTGGCACGCGAGCGTTTAACTCCACTGCTCTGTCTCAGGGACGGTAGAGAGCATAACCTCGCTTAAACAGGATTAGCTATAAATAGTGCTGCCTATCCGCCTGACTACAGCGCGGCAGGCTCTCGCGACGCGGGCTCCATCGCTAAACCCACTTCTCCATATAGTTGATTGAGCATCCGCCCCTACCTCCAATTTGCTAAGTCaacctttgtaaaaaaaaaaaaaaaaaaaaaaaaaaaaaaaaaaaagaggagtgTGCTTAGTTGTACTACATGTGCACTTTCTAGAGCAtttcaaatcttaaaagtatatttgtaaaaactgtacttgcagaaaatatattaataattaaataaaagagagTACGCTTTTATGACTtaacattaatgtttattagTGCATATGGCAGTATACTTTAgccatatttcaaagacaataaTTGTGACATTACTAGtactgtaaaatgattaatagtgatccataataaacattttggtttacaaatgtatatgtactgtgtatatttatatatatatatatatatatatatatatatatatatatatatatatatatatatatatatatatatatatatatacacatgtgtttgtatttatatatacataatatacaaagtacacgcacatatattattttattttggatgtgattaattcatcatttaatCGCACTAGACATTGCATAAAAAAGTGACTCAAAAAGcactaattgcatttaatataaattatactaaattaaactataatatactttaacttaaatgtaaaatagcgtcataaaatattacagaaaggTCATACACATATATAGGCTAAGcatgttcttttaaatgataaaatgtccCATAATAAATTCCTTTTTCACAACAGAGGACCCACGACTGACCTCGTCAAAAACCTGGATTACTACACATTCCTGTATTGTATTAAACCCAAGATAACAACACTACGCGACCAGATTTGTAGACTTTTCCATAATGGTTAAAATTTGGAACAGCTGATCTGAGCCTACTTCCTATCTTTATCCTAATTCCAGTTCGTCATTCCGAACCAGTCGTTCCCTTCCCCCAGCCACGCCTCTGGAAAGTTAGAGATCAAGCCAAATGTCTTTGCTGATCCTGCCCTCCCATATCACCTCAGCACGGCAATGACGCCTGATGATGTCAAACCCTGCCCACACGTGGAGTCGAGCGTGTGCCTGTGCGGCCGGCCATACAACGTAAAATTATGCTAAACGCACAAGGCATGTATGCTTTAACACTGATGACCATTCACGTGCGCAAATACTCGCTGTCATAGGATTACATTGGAGAAACACACtccagcgcacacacacacacacacacacggcggGATTACCAACACAGTTCCACACAGACATAGCAAGATTACAGAGATACATACAACCCCCTCTTCTTCCCCAACACAGGATACAGACTGCTGGATTAGAGAGGCACAGATTCACACAGAGGGAAATTACAATACAGCGCATGTCAAAAACTCTCCGTTGAGGATAAATGCACAAGCACGCACTAATAAGATTTTAATTATATGGCTAAACATGCTGTTTCGGATGCTGATTTGAGATACAGCCTTTTTCGATTGCTTGAGTGACAGATGCAATTTGATGTGACAGCAAATGTGATTCTGAGGTTTAATTGGCACAGATGGATCGATCGGCCTCTGTCGGACTGCTCTCATTTAAACGCCGAATAGCATCCTTGCATCAATAGAAAGgagacgacacacacacaccaccaacATTACACACTTCATGtgcacacacgcgcacaaacACACCGTCACAGAATAACCTCACTAATCTTCTCTCAATGGTTTAAAGCCGCTGAAGAAGCTTAATAATTTAAGAGGAAAACAGCATCAGTGCTTTTAAGGACATATGCACAGAGATTAGCCCCCTTGCTCCACACTGGACAACAAAGGACACCCTTTCGCATGACTGAACTGATGACGCAAAATGCTTTTGGATATCAATATGATAAAGCAGAGCGGCCGATAGACCGATGGAACAGAGTTGTCCTATGTGACGGTCCATTTGGGGGGAAAAGGATATGACCGCTGTGGTTATGTCCATACAGTCATTTagcaaaattaaattctgtcaaAATATTCAaccttgtgttgttccaaatctgtatgactttctttcttctattgaaaataaaagaaagtatCTTGAATAAAAGTGATAACCAAACAGACCCGTATTAGTTTAAGCATCAACATTTTTCAATACCTCCCCACTTCCTTCACACTAATAGCTTTTTGACAATTTTATGCAGTAACTACTTGGCATTCTTGGGCTGCGTTTTCCAAAAGCATTGCAACCATTGGTCTCAGTGATCTCTCTTGGTCTCTTATCTCACAATGCTTTTGAGAAACAGAGCTTTGAGCATTAACAGGGCCACCTCTATCATCCAGCTAGTTGATGAATTGTATGTTGACTCTTCATCCTGACTGGACTTGTTGACTGTTTCTTCATCAGGGACGGAGCCCCCCtctattattaatagtttagcACAGGCCTGTAAAGGTCAAATGCATTAGTTGAGATATCAAACATGCTGCATGAAGATCTGGGCAggataaattagtttttatctAGCTATTTGTTTTATCTAAGcgtattggttttattttatgaatataggCCTAAGTAAATAACTAAGGTTTGTGACTAAAATGTGTCTTTATTGGGCGTAATCTCATACATCAGAATATTCTTATAACAAAATCTCTTCTAATATAGCTACTTGTCAGCTTCTCATTTCTCACTTCTGGGTGAAAATGTTGATTTGTTTCAATGTTTGCTTTAATTATTTCAACGAAACAAAACTTGTCTTCCTCCAGGTGGCACATTGTTTCTTAGAGAACCGAGCGTAGCGTATTAAAATTTCAGGACATTTTAATTTGCTACATTTGTACACtaaaacaactgtttaaatattttaacaaattagcACGCGCCTTGTAAAACTTACCCATGATCTCgcttttaaactattttaaaaatcctcATCTAGTAATCACAAATGACTCTGATTGTTCAATTCTGACCAACGCTGACAAAAGTAACAGCTACCACGTGACAGTACTGTCTCGCGGAGCCTGTTATTTTTCTCAGCGCTGTTCAGGATAGACcagttagatttgtttttgaacACTACGCTTCTTTAATCTAGAGCCggacaattatttaaaaataataacgatACTCAGAGGCTGTGTAATAATACACATAGAAGAgcaaaattttgtttttgtatttagaGACACCCTTCGGTCTGAAACTAAGCCACGCCCCAATTTAATGCTAATTAGCTTTCTTTGATCTTTGGTTTGGTCTTTTAGCCTAGTCAGTAGCCATAAAAACATATCATTAATGCGTTTGAGCTTAATGTTCAAATTACACGTAATAATTCTGTCTGAGCCaaaccaaagctgcatttcaagaaatattttaatatggatTTTAAAGACACAAATTCACTCCTTCAAAATAAGGGCACTTAGTAGGTAGCCTATCCAGGCTGTGCTCGCACGGCGCCATTTTCCCTGGGAGGGTATGATAACAGAATCATACTGCCAACGTGCACTATTAAGGGCCCTAGAAATCTGTTTTACGAAGTGATATAAAATATGGATTCGGCGTCGACCAGCTCTAAACTCATCTATAAAAGTAAGTCTTTCGTATTTGCGCGAAACTAATTAGTAACGTGAGCATTAAGCTAACTAACTGGCTGTTTTATGTGCACTAGTGTCTACTGAGGATATCACAAAACTGATACAGCTGCGGTCGAGCAACTCAGCGCTTTTTGACGGGAGGAAAAATTCGTCTAAAACAGCCTGGAGGTGAGATTTGTTATTCCTAAAATGTGCCTATATTTCCCACAACCCGTGTTCAGGTTCAAAGATGTTATAattgttattgctattatttttatttatttttatttttttattttaagtgcaaTACTCAGAGAAATGGGGCTTGAGGAAAAGATGACAACTGAGCAGATTGCCAAAAAGTGGGAAAACCTGAAGGCAAGATACAAGGTTGGTCTCACTGCTAGTTGTGTTTTGCAAATGCCAACTTTCAGAGAACATGTTCaacagtttaatgcatttcacacTTTCATTGCTAGGATGCAAAATATCCTCCCACCGGTGTGGAGAAGAACCCCACCTGCTGGAAATGGTTTAATCTCATGGACGATGCTCTTGGTGAGGAGTTTGATGAAAAGGTCAGCCAGCAGGTGATCACATCTGAAGCCAACAGCGATAACGCACCACATCCTAGTAAGAAACTACGGCAGATTAAAGTCGGAGGGGAAATATTGGAATTCCTGGAAGAGGAAGGAACTTCGGTGAATGTGCCGCCGGCCTCCAGGCCACATCTGACTAAGAGGGCAAGACAGAAAGGCAAGCAGACGAAAGAAAGTCACTCGTTGGACATAACGAGAACCAAActtcaaaaagaaagacagCTTCTGGAAAAGGAGCTCGGAGGACTGGACAGAGAAAAGGCCCTTCTCGAGCGGGAAAGGGCCCTTGCCGATCGGGAAAGAGCGGCACTTCAGCGGGACAGAGCCCAGGTAGAGAAGGACAAAGCTGCGGTTAACAGAGAcaaagctgctttggaacaggACAGAGCCCGACtgcagaaagacagagaggcTCTGGCGAGGGACAGAGTGGCCCTCGAAAGAGACAGAAGGTCGGCGCACATCACCAATCACGTGAAAAGCAGTTCAGGATGCAACGGGCTGGACTGTCCGCACGAAAAGAACAGAGAACGCTTAATATTCTTACTAGAAAAAGTGATCGAAAAAATCTGAAGCAGGTCTGAGAAGAGGGCAAACttcagggaaaaaaacagaTGCTGCGATGAGTTGAACAAGTCGTGGGTCGTTTAAATGGATGAGTTCTGCTAATATTACAATGATCAATTTTTTCAATccaaaatcaaatgcatttgtttgaatGCACGCAGTCTAGAATGAATTCAgtgtacaaatatttttgagattttgttcatttgtaaaaGTTGAAAGGAACGTGAGTGTGATGGAGTACAATAACAGTGTCTGTAAGTAAAGTATACCATTTGTGCCACAcaataaatgtcaaaacaagACGGTCCACCTTTTAGTTATTTAGAAGCTTAGATCTTTGCTGAAAAGTAGAATGCTGTTTAATGACCGGTCCTATTGTAGAGACAACTTACCCCACATAGAATTTTACAAACACTATCGTTTTTTTTAGCCATTCATTTTTTCATGAGACTTTATGGTTTACGTCTAAACACGTTTTAGGTTTGTGGTTTTCACAAATAACCATACGCTAAAAAACATAAACCAGAAAAACTTCACTTTTGTTTACAAAACATGGTATGATGATGGTATCATACATATATGGTAATTGTAAATATTGCAGAtacacatttgtaataaaatctattttcaaatgggtgtaattatttttttaaaataattttacttatttatatgcttctttatatatatatatatatatatatatatatatatatatatatatataataatttttttattatttttttgagttttgatgtgcattttagtttaatttttagtaagttagttagtttacattttttaatatgtgttgtattttatttccgAATAATTTTCTTCGTTTTAGATGACAGTAATAACCCTGCTGTTATTCATAAGATTCTGCATTTTCGATGGCTCGATTTCCTATAAAACCTATATCAAATCTATTACTAAAGAAGAAAAGAACGTTTCTTTTAGTGAGCTCATTTTAATGCGGCTGTTTTTCTCCCGCCCGCCAGAGGGCAGTGGTCTAATATCGTTGGTCCGTCACTGAAAAGCTGTGAAGAAGTGCTGTCTGCAATAGAGGCGCAAACGGTTGTTGAAGAAGTGAAAGATAGCAATAATATTCATGGTATTACTGTATATCTCACGAGAGGACTTTGGCCGCCTCTTTCCCTTTAAGATATGGCGCAACCATCTCAACAGTGTGAGTGTCATTGTGTAAAACTGCACTGTGTGCACGCATGCAAAACTTTCGCACATTACCTTAACTCTGTTTTATGAGTTTATATATAGTTCACGTTGGATTTAAAGCCGGGTTACTGCACCTGACGTGCGCAGCTGCTTTCGACTAATAAATAAGGACTTATTACTGTTATTTCAGACTGACAGTTGTCAGTGTTTGTGGTGTGGCTTGAATGGGCGGTTTGTTTTGCGTGTATTAAATCACATGCTACAGCAGCACCAAAGCTAGGGTGAATTCATGCCGGACTGTCCCTCTGCATCGCTGTTCTGTTTCAGGGTCTCACAAGGACACTGAGACACTGATCAGGTGGCGCATGGCCCATGGCTATTTATTCTCAGGCTGGAGGAACACATGCAGAAATGGCTGGGAGTATGTATTCATTGTGATTCATTTTATGTTTGCAGTACATTTTGTATCCGATCATGTATGCATAATTGTTTGCTGTTGCTATTGTTTTACAATAGAGAACTCGTAATGAAGGGATTTTCAAACTTTGAATAGCAGGGACCCGTTTATGCTGCCCCCTTTCTAATAAATCATGACAGATGATTCAtatatgatcatttatttataatatatgtgaaattagaaataaaaaatgatttattattattttaattaatgacgttgttataattcattaatctaaaaaatgtttgtataatattttgttatttttctatattattaaaatattcaaaaaaattagtaattagtaaaaaagtaattttgtactttttagaCACTtataaattgttaattaaaacctaaattaaatactaaaataaaacataaataattaaatcaattgttatatatatatatatatatatatatatatatatatatatatatatatatatatatatatatgtatgtatgtatataaaccACAATGTagaatgaatttattattttcacagtttttagaagtaaaatattttattctataaattacaaataaagttccaaaatacaattaaaatgtttaaaatatttaggtaATGTATTAAAGAACCACATTAGAgagttttgtaaaattaatacataaataaatagacaaaataaaataaatgcattttacgtTTTCCCCCTAGGGGTCATCAATATTAAATCCCAAGGTTTTGTTTATGAGCAGTTTtcaaattgtgtttgtttttttttcgtagACTATTTATACAAGAGGCAAAATCCAATCTGGATGGAAATATTACTTCTCAAAGAGCAAAACGAAAGTGGgagaatttaaaatgcaaatacaagGTAAGATGGACATatagaatctttattttttattttcaattataattttttaattgtttagctGCGCACCATGCTTTATGTTCTTCCGAAAAAATCTACTTAGAAATTCAACATGTATACATGCATTTCTCCTGATgtatttttctctccttttcacTCCCAGGTTTTAAAAGCGCTCGCGAAGGACGTTGAAACGGTTAAACCTGAATCCTGGCGGTGGTTCAGACTCATGGAGAAGGCGGTAGACGGCGATCCCACTGACACCGACCCTCCCAAACCATCCTTACTGAGCAACCTGGCCGATGAGTCAGATTGTGCAGCCCAGCCCAGCAAGAAGATGTATCAAGTAGAAATGGGGAGTGATATTCTGGAATTACTGACACATTCAGTAATCGAGGTCAATACTCAAACGACAGTAGCTGATGGAGGACCCTCATCAGATACAGCAGAAAGCGTGAGAGAGAGGCCCGTGGAAAAAAGCCCTCCAGAGACTCAAGACGAGCTGCACTTTGAAAGAGCCAAACTCAAACGAGAGCGCCAGCTGCTGGAGAAGGAGCACGCGGACCTGGACCGAGAGCGAGTGCTACTCGAGCGAGAGAAGGCCGTCGCAGAGAGGGAGAAAACGGCactggagagagacagagcgcaGCTGGAGAAGGACCGAGCTGCGATTGACCGGGAAAGAGCCTCGCTGGAACAGGACAGAGCGAGACTTGAGAGGGACAGAGCGGCCCttgaaagagacagagaaacttTCACAGCCTTGGCTCTCGGGACAAATGGCACAGGACACACTCAACTGGACTCCCCATACGCAGAGGACAgaaaaagattaatatttttgtttgaaaaactAATCGAGAGATTTTGAAATGGCTGAAAACGGTTTCTGTTGCTTGTTCTgaggttatttaaaataacagtgtaCATAAATTAAAGCATTTCAAGGTTAAGTTGTCCCTCTCAACACACATTTTTGAGGACAAGAAATGTGTTCAGAGCTGTAGTTTATTGTAGTTCAGTACAGTACATAATGGATAATTCATGTTAAGTTTATTCCCCCTTATTTTCAGGTCCTTGAAAGCAATGAGATTAAAATTATTGTGTCAGTCTTGTgtctttcatatttatttagtgcCTTAAAATCAGTTGCTTCTAATTTAAACCTTAAAACAAATTGTAAGAAATTGAATACCCAATTTATTAAAACTCCACGCAATATTAtactaacaaaattaataatatattaacatataatgATTTCCAATAACACACATGAACTATGAAATGAGGTAACTAAATGCAAAAGGCTCATGAAGTGGTTCACTTTGAGcacagaaatgaaaagctgTAGTCATGTTTATCGCTATTCTGCAAAATTCAATAGGAATCCACACGATTGTGAAAGATTTTGTTACCTAAGGGCACTGACCAACAGAATAGACAGATATTTCTGCACTactattaacaaaacattttgttttgctcgTTTTTTAAACAACAGTATTCTCAACAAGCAGCCTAAGTTAAAGTCACAGGTAGTCATAGGCTGGgggaaaaatgtttaaatagtatGTTGAGGCTGTAGATCtaca contains:
- the zgc:171459 gene encoding microtubule-associated protein 1A, which gives rise to MDSASTSSKLIYKMSTEDITKLIQLRSSNSALFDGRKNSSKTAWSAILREMGLEEKMTTEQIAKKWENLKARYKDAKYPPTGVEKNPTCWKWFNLMDDALGEEFDEKVSQQVITSEANSDNAPHPSKKLRQIKVGGEILEFLEEEGTSVNVPPASRPHLTKRARQKGKQTKESHSLDITRTKLQKERQLLEKELGGLDREKALLERERALADRERAALQRDRAQVEKDKAAVNRDKAALEQDRARLQKDREALARDRVALERDRRSAHITNHVKSSSGCNGLDCPHEKNRERLIFLLEKVIEKI
- the zgc:113426 gene encoding uncharacterized protein zgc:113426, coding for MAQPSQQWSHKDTETLIRWRMAHGYLFSGWRNTCRNGWELFIQEAKSNLDGNITSQRAKRKWENLKCKYKVLKALAKDVETVKPESWRWFRLMEKAVDGDPTDTDPPKPSLLSNLADESDCAAQPSKKMYQVEMGSDILELLTHSVIEVNTQTTVADGGPSSDTAESVRERPVEKSPPETQDELHFERAKLKRERQLLEKEHADLDRERVLLEREKAVAEREKTALERDRAQLEKDRAAIDRERASLEQDRARLERDRAALERDRETFTALALGTNGTGHTQLDSPYAEDRKRLIFLFEKLIERF